In Xylanibacter ruminicola 23, a single genomic region encodes these proteins:
- a CDS encoding lipopolysaccharide biosynthesis protein, which yields MNIKVGMLFYFLSLILAFFSRKIFLDCLGAEFIGLTGMLMNIMSFLSVAELGIGTSIVYFLYKPLQEDNHERINEVMSMLAFLYRCIGFIILFAGMTVSIFFPWWFNDLETGLPLVYFAFYSFLASSAAGYIFNYKQLLVGANQKQYLVNSYFQTISIVQSITQILLAYYYRNLWLWVVVGLVFTIVGIIIFNYRIQELYPWLRINLGEGRKNLKKYPEVLKKTNQVFIQKIKDFILYHSDEIMVGMFVSVVKVAFYGNYTMIINKLNFMVNILSEGLSAGVGNLLAEGDERNIMKVFWELTAARFLVLGIIIFSLLLFFQPFIGCWLGKEYQLSNIIVYLVIFNLFIRYQTAAVYIYIGSAGLFSDVWAAWTELIVNISVTLLLAPTYGIAGILLGKIISFGFISSFWKPYYLFSQAFHRSAWEYWRGMVPYYIIFVLFTLLTIWLKLNVMDQHSDTFLSLAIYGLAISVPLFVLFFILLFQFTPGMKFFIARKPAVLKILNHITI from the coding sequence ATGAATATCAAAGTGGGAATGCTATTTTACTTTCTCTCTTTGATTCTTGCATTCTTCTCCCGGAAGATATTTCTTGACTGTCTTGGAGCAGAGTTTATTGGACTAACAGGTATGCTCATGAACATTATGAGTTTCCTAAGCGTTGCAGAATTAGGTATTGGTACCAGTATAGTCTATTTCCTCTACAAGCCGCTTCAAGAAGATAATCATGAAAGGATTAATGAGGTGATGTCCATGTTGGCATTTCTATATCGCTGCATAGGTTTTATCATCCTTTTTGCAGGAATGACTGTTAGTATATTCTTTCCCTGGTGGTTTAATGACCTCGAAACAGGTCTTCCACTCGTATACTTTGCATTCTACTCTTTTTTAGCATCTTCAGCTGCTGGATATATTTTCAACTATAAACAACTATTGGTTGGAGCAAATCAAAAGCAATACTTAGTCAATTCCTACTTTCAAACTATAAGCATCGTTCAGAGTATTACCCAAATTTTACTCGCATATTATTATCGTAACCTATGGTTATGGGTTGTTGTAGGTCTAGTATTCACCATCGTAGGAATCATCATTTTTAATTATCGTATCCAGGAACTATATCCATGGCTTAGAATCAATCTGGGTGAAGGCCGTAAGAATTTAAAGAAATACCCAGAAGTCCTAAAAAAAACCAACCAGGTTTTTATCCAAAAGATTAAAGATTTCATTCTCTACCACAGTGACGAAATTATGGTGGGCATGTTCGTCTCTGTTGTCAAGGTTGCTTTCTATGGCAATTATACCATGATTATCAACAAACTTAATTTCATGGTGAACATATTATCGGAAGGCCTAAGTGCTGGTGTTGGAAATCTTTTGGCAGAAGGTGATGAACGTAACATCATGAAAGTTTTTTGGGAGCTAACCGCCGCGCGTTTCCTAGTACTTGGTATTATCATCTTCTCACTCCTGTTATTTTTTCAGCCGTTTATCGGCTGTTGGCTTGGTAAAGAATATCAACTAAGCAATATCATTGTATATCTAGTAATATTTAATCTCTTCATTCGCTATCAGACAGCTGCCGTATATATTTATATTGGCTCAGCAGGATTGTTCTCTGATGTGTGGGCAGCCTGGACTGAATTGATTGTCAACATCTCTGTCACACTTCTGCTCGCACCTACATATGGTATTGCCGGTATTTTGTTAGGCAAGATTATCAGTTTTGGTTTCATCAGCTCATTCTGGAAACCATACTACCTATTCTCCCAAGCATTCCACAGGAGTGCGTGGGAATATTGGCGTGGCATGGTTCCTTATTACATAATCTTTGTACTCTTTACCCTGTTAACAATCTGGCTTAAGCTGAATGTTATGGACCAACATTCAGATACTTTCCTTTCGTTAGCAATCTATGGATTAGCCATATCTGTTCCACTCTTTGTATTATTCTTCATTCTGCTTTTCCAATTTACCCCTGGTATGAAATTCTTCATTGCGCGAAAGCCTGCAGTACTGAAGATTCTAAATCATATTACAATTTAA
- a CDS encoding DUF6625 family protein yields the protein MKSIIVIFPYFGKLPPQYKMWRASALYNTDIDYLFFTDCDVESAENIIVHKMSFAEFRQITQSKFDFPIVLDRPYKICDYRPAFAYILSEYVKDYDFWGWGDLDVVYGNIRHFVTDDVLSRYKMISGYGHFTLYKNDDYTNTFFMKEVEGFVSYRDAFTQRRSMFFDEYEYKGFGDKWRGCHPEDCWLEWPFDNASKPKQSYHFNSMTRGWKQVIFEHIGNKLYMLRFNNGRLEKQESLYAHFQHRGFMKDKVTDYSHFLVTPGAIIDYPRHFVNLQLRWLCRNRSIMTMYYQWKDRILWKLKHS from the coding sequence ATGAAATCTATCATTGTCATATTCCCCTACTTCGGGAAACTACCACCACAATACAAAATGTGGCGGGCATCAGCATTATACAATACAGACATAGACTACCTTTTTTTTACCGACTGTGATGTAGAGTCAGCAGAAAACATTATCGTGCATAAGATGTCATTTGCGGAATTCAGACAAATAACGCAAAGCAAGTTTGACTTTCCCATTGTACTTGATCGTCCATACAAAATATGTGACTACCGACCTGCCTTTGCATATATTCTCTCCGAATACGTGAAGGACTACGACTTCTGGGGATGGGGTGACCTTGATGTTGTATATGGCAACATACGTCATTTCGTCACTGATGATGTATTATCTCGTTATAAAATGATTTCCGGCTACGGGCATTTCACACTCTATAAAAATGATGATTATACCAATACCTTCTTCATGAAAGAAGTCGAAGGCTTTGTCAGTTACAGAGACGCTTTTACCCAACGACGCTCCATGTTTTTTGACGAATATGAATACAAAGGATTTGGTGACAAGTGGCGTGGTTGCCACCCCGAAGACTGTTGGTTAGAATGGCCCTTCGACAATGCTTCCAAACCTAAGCAGAGTTACCATTTCAATAGTATGACTCGTGGTTGGAAACAGGTTATCTTTGAACATATCGGGAATAAACTTTATATGTTACGCTTTAACAATGGACGGTTAGAGAAGCAAGAGTCACTCTATGCGCATTTCCAACATCGTGGGTTCATGAAAGACAAGGTCACTGACTATAGTCATTTTCTTGTAACCCCAGGAGCCATCATTGACTATCCCAGACATTTCGTGAACCTGCAACTTCGCTGGCTCTGTCGTAATCGCTCAATAATGACCATGTATTACCAGTGGAAAGATCGAATTTTGTGGAAATTAAAACATAGTTAG
- a CDS encoding glycosyltransferase family 4 protein, whose translation MKLAVLTCGMLPIPAVQGGAVENLIDFYLEYNNNHHLHDITIYSPWDDKLVGHPALASDVNHYHYIDVSSLRARLERRLFKFFRYTSKDYFNYFIEYYFEKAYADIKNRHYDYIILENSDGHAYKLSQRGYRNIIIHMNNEARKSRAQYHREFQNNISLILTCSDFIRDSISNFMPACKTKTLYNAIDTKKFFPKENPSLKREIIGLKNNDFVIVYSGRINEEKGISELIDAMLQLKDYPNIKLMIIGGTFYGNAKNENEFVRSLKNKAKSIEDKIVFTGFIPYKNVPDYLHLADIAALPSMWDEPFGLTIVEALAAGLPLITARSGGIPEICEGVATIVNRDNIVNNLTSAIIDLYNHPEKRIQMAVASIDRAKHFDKEVYAEKFFAAIKDLS comes from the coding sequence ATGAAACTTGCAGTTTTAACATGTGGCATGCTCCCCATCCCCGCAGTACAAGGTGGAGCGGTAGAGAACCTGATTGATTTCTATCTCGAATATAATAACAATCACCATCTACATGATATTACAATATACAGCCCATGGGATGACAAACTAGTTGGACATCCTGCCTTAGCTTCTGATGTTAATCACTATCATTATATTGATGTCAGTAGTTTGAGGGCCAGGTTGGAAAGGAGACTTTTTAAGTTCTTCCGATACACATCTAAAGACTATTTTAACTACTTTATAGAATACTATTTTGAGAAAGCATATGCTGATATAAAAAACAGGCATTATGACTACATCATATTAGAAAACAGTGATGGTCACGCATATAAACTATCTCAAAGAGGATATAGAAATATTATCATACACATGAATAACGAAGCCCGCAAATCAAGGGCACAATATCATAGAGAGTTTCAGAACAATATATCCCTGATTCTAACCTGTTCAGACTTTATCAGAGATAGTATTTCCAATTTCATGCCGGCATGTAAGACAAAAACCCTTTACAATGCTATAGACACGAAGAAATTCTTCCCAAAAGAAAATCCAAGCCTAAAGCGTGAAATAATTGGGCTTAAAAATAATGACTTTGTAATTGTATATAGCGGTCGTATTAACGAAGAAAAGGGCATATCAGAACTAATAGATGCCATGCTCCAACTTAAAGACTACCCCAATATTAAATTAATGATAATCGGCGGCACTTTCTATGGTAATGCTAAAAACGAAAATGAATTTGTTCGCTCACTAAAGAATAAAGCCAAAAGCATTGAAGACAAAATCGTCTTCACTGGTTTTATTCCATACAAAAACGTACCAGACTATTTACATCTTGCTGACATTGCAGCATTACCGTCTATGTGGGATGAGCCGTTTGGTTTAACAATCGTCGAAGCTTTGGCAGCAGGTCTGCCCCTTATCACAGCACGAAGTGGTGGAATTCCAGAGATCTGCGAAGGAGTAGCAACAATTGTCAATAGAGACAACATTGTTAACAACCTTACCTCTGCCATTATCGATTTATATAATCATCCTGAGAAAAGGATACAAATGGCAGTTGCTTCAATTGATCGTGCCAAACACTTCGACAAGGAAGTGTATGCAGAGAAATTCTTCGCCGCAATAAAGGACTTATCCTAG
- a CDS encoding acyltransferase family protein, which translates to MNDSKRIEYIDAMRGFTMLLVVAHHVAAFCLGIGDYVPSIHPVLCEFRMPLFFFISGFVLYKEETIWNASYATKFLFVMKFSAQIITTSIFFFVFLIINHIGVMEGLYTDSKLGYWFTLSLYLFFCVYAICRYVLYLIHCKSIYTDIIILSVGALFFLLFYVPSVFSKLPIENDIKDLLSMEKWGYFLFFTIGTLFRKHFNMVQTILDKTPVLMICLVIFFGFNLYYVELRATHINLLELTTALTGIVIVFSFFRIHQDLFKKDRFVGRCLQYVGRRTLDIYLLHYLLLPVNLKMYFTSLAEHPIPIIELTITLIIMLIIVAGCLVISRILRMSPTLAYLLFGVRKR; encoded by the coding sequence ATGAATGACAGTAAGAGAATAGAGTATATTGATGCCATGCGTGGCTTTACTATGTTGTTGGTTGTTGCGCATCATGTGGCAGCGTTTTGTTTAGGTATAGGTGACTACGTTCCTTCGATTCATCCTGTCCTGTGCGAATTCAGAATGCCTCTTTTCTTTTTTATCAGCGGTTTTGTTCTATATAAGGAAGAAACTATATGGAATGCAAGTTATGCTACGAAATTTCTATTTGTAATGAAATTTTCCGCACAAATTATTACTACGTCCATCTTCTTCTTTGTTTTTCTTATAATCAACCATATTGGTGTTATGGAAGGCTTGTATACAGATTCGAAACTGGGCTATTGGTTCACTTTGAGTTTGTATTTGTTCTTCTGTGTATATGCAATTTGTAGATATGTTTTATATCTTATTCATTGTAAAAGCATATATACTGATATCATCATTCTTTCAGTGGGCGCTTTGTTCTTTTTGTTGTTTTATGTACCGTCTGTCTTCTCGAAATTGCCAATAGAAAATGACATAAAGGACCTTCTGTCAATGGAGAAGTGGGGGTATTTCCTTTTCTTTACGATCGGTACATTATTCAGAAAGCACTTTAATATGGTTCAGACAATTCTTGATAAGACACCTGTTCTTATGATTTGTCTGGTTATTTTCTTTGGCTTCAATTTGTATTATGTTGAATTAAGAGCCACACATATCAATCTTTTAGAATTAACCACTGCCCTTACGGGAATCGTCATTGTCTTCTCTTTCTTCAGAATCCATCAGGATTTATTTAAAAAAGATAGGTTCGTAGGGAGGTGTTTACAATATGTAGGCCGAAGAACCTTGGATATATATTTACTGCATTATCTTTTGCTTCCTGTTAATTTAAAGATGTATTTCACATCTTTGGCAGAACATCCCATACCTATTATCGAACTAACAATTACGTTAATAATCATGCTAATAATTGTAGCAGGATGTCTGGTTATTAGTAGGATCTTGAGAATGAGTCCAACATTGGCCTATCTGCTATTTGGAGTAAGAAAACGTTAA
- a CDS encoding acyltransferase family protein: MSNPTLFRTGQMIISAAVIICVNMFVIISGYFGIRLKLSSILKLIIYLALIYVPLYIVKCFSDHEFVLTEFIERCFVISYAGYFIQCYFMLMILSPVINAFVDNYGRASLKWILLFWGLEFWFDCIMEVEELGYNRGYSVVHFVLMYMIARCIKLYEDDIKKIKPWVWVLGYLLSTIIIIFSFVAGVKWCWNYSSPIVVFSSVCTFLPFLYKTFHNKAINWIASGTLAVYIIHVTNRIQSILETVDRNLLDTKSYPMYLILILVVIFITFIVSVLYGIVCNYISSRVTKGIDKSTKFVLSFE; the protein is encoded by the coding sequence ATAAGCAATCCGACATTATTTAGGACTGGACAGATGATCATCAGTGCTGCTGTGATAATCTGCGTGAATATGTTTGTTATTATATCGGGCTACTTCGGTATAAGGTTAAAACTCAGTTCGATCCTGAAATTAATTATTTACCTAGCCTTAATATATGTACCATTGTATATTGTGAAATGTTTCAGTGATCATGAATTCGTATTGACTGAATTTATTGAGAGATGCTTTGTTATCTCCTACGCAGGTTATTTTATTCAGTGCTATTTTATGCTGATGATATTATCACCTGTGATTAATGCATTTGTAGATAATTATGGAAGGGCCAGTTTAAAATGGATACTTCTTTTCTGGGGGCTGGAGTTCTGGTTTGATTGCATTATGGAAGTAGAGGAACTGGGATATAATCGTGGCTATTCGGTTGTTCATTTTGTACTCATGTATATGATTGCTCGATGCATCAAACTCTATGAAGATGATATTAAAAAGATAAAACCTTGGGTTTGGGTGTTGGGGTATCTGCTCTCAACCATTATCATTATATTCAGTTTTGTGGCAGGTGTGAAGTGGTGTTGGAACTACTCTAGTCCTATTGTCGTTTTTTCATCTGTCTGTACTTTCCTGCCATTCCTTTACAAAACGTTCCATAATAAGGCCATTAACTGGATTGCCAGCGGAACCTTGGCCGTTTATATCATACATGTAACAAACCGCATACAATCCATTCTGGAGACGGTGGATAGGAATCTTCTGGACACAAAAAGCTATCCCATGTATTTGATCCTAATTTTAGTTGTTATATTTATTACTTTTATAGTATCGGTTTTATATGGTATAGTATGCAATTATATTTCTAGTCGAGTGACGAAAGGTATTGACAAGAGTACGAAGTTTGTTTTGAGTTTTGAATAG